A window from Candidatus Wallbacteria bacterium encodes these proteins:
- a CDS encoding HEAT repeat domain-containing protein yields the protein MDIDKFKKFLSDPDPNTRKKAIIALAKSDYRHKLEILVQISKTDPSPAIREGVLKIIDQIKKEAPAQPDQKPAATPAPGTAHDRLQADAATQIGTIFTSGSIEDKIDVLGKLIEREVGFEDFQPKTIWEFLAKETDHKVVMKGMEYIFKEGTQDLKLVILNQIYEGTFKIPKDILRERVMYEVDSNVLSEAVKVLGKVGNDSDIDMITQKLKHVDDRVRISSILALRLIGNEFTHEYVLPMLHNKDETDEVKAKAAAYVFEKDPETAVFLMEEMLEKAKDKYGVQTVIMALEEINHKSVAKLLAKAQEKFKTYAGKNLLEEAQLALNKKK from the coding sequence ATGGATATTGATAAGTTTAAAAAATTTTTAAGCGACCCTGATCCCAACACCAGGAAAAAAGCAATCATTGCCCTTGCCAAGTCGGATTACAGGCATAAGCTGGAGATACTTGTTCAGATCTCAAAGACAGATCCCAGTCCTGCAATCCGGGAAGGTGTTCTCAAGATCATTGATCAGATCAAAAAAGAAGCTCCCGCACAGCCTGACCAGAAACCGGCTGCTACCCCAGCACCAGGAACAGCCCACGACAGACTGCAGGCCGATGCAGCCACGCAGATTGGAACGATTTTCACTTCCGGCAGCATTGAGGACAAGATTGATGTGCTAGGGAAACTGATCGAGCGGGAAGTGGGATTTGAAGATTTTCAACCCAAGACGATCTGGGAATTTCTGGCCAAGGAGACTGATCACAAAGTTGTGATGAAGGGAATGGAATACATTTTCAAAGAAGGAACTCAGGATTTAAAACTGGTCATCCTGAATCAGATTTACGAAGGAACATTCAAGATCCCTAAAGATATTCTCAGGGAACGGGTCATGTATGAGGTCGATTCAAATGTTCTCTCCGAAGCCGTGAAAGTACTGGGAAAGGTCGGGAACGACAGCGACATCGACATGATTACGCAGAAGCTCAAACACGTCGATGACCGCGTCCGGATAAGCAGCATTCTGGCGTTGCGCCTGATCGGCAATGAATTCACCCATGAATATGTGCTGCCTATGCTCCACAACAAGGATGAGACCGATGAAGTCAAAGCAAAAGCTGCTGCTTATGTTTTTGAGAAAGATCCTGAAACTGCTGTATTCCTGATGGAAGAAATGCTCGAAAAAGCCAAGGATAAGTATGGTGTGCAGACAGTAATCATGGCTCTTGAGGAAATCAATCACAAGAGCGTAGCCAAACTTCTCGCCAAAGCCCAGGAAAAGTTCAAGACTTACGCCGGCAAAAATCTTTTGGAAGAAGCCCAGCTCGCCCTCAACAAGAAGAAGTAG
- a CDS encoding APC family permease: MKNMRLWDIVLMNVTAIIGLRWLPVAAQYGAASTSYWILAALVFFIPLGLISSELATTWPDQGGMYIWVRKAYGEKSAFITSWFYWLCNLFYFPSILTASAVVIAFLIDPALKNNKLYVCSSVLVIFWILTLFNFKSLKTGKWLSNLSGSVGTILPGLTIIGLGVMSSLFWRRPVPTDFSLCSWLPSLGSTAGLSNFSMLMFAMAGIELTPILAGETENPQKTFPRATVISALIIAGVYIIATTALTLIISPEKIGAASGVMDATKLLADELQIKYLVGAMAVMILIGNFGGISVWIVCPIKMLFESTKQGVFPQAVTRLNREGMPQNALLIQAVFMTIIVLLTSFFPSVDAIYQALVLMATITYFIPYLLMFGAFIKLRKSFPDAVRPYRVPGAAPGAWAVTILGFSSVLLAIGLSFVPSGTFDTKMALYLNELGIGLGPLAFGLLGFMIYWTYEWRLGIDPESEV, from the coding sequence ATGAAAAACATGAGATTATGGGATATTGTTCTGATGAATGTCACTGCGATCATCGGACTGCGCTGGCTGCCTGTTGCAGCCCAGTATGGGGCAGCTTCCACCTCCTACTGGATTCTGGCGGCTCTGGTCTTCTTCATACCACTGGGCTTGATTTCTTCGGAACTTGCAACCACCTGGCCGGACCAGGGAGGGATGTATATCTGGGTAAGGAAAGCCTACGGAGAAAAATCCGCCTTCATCACTTCCTGGTTCTACTGGCTGTGCAACCTTTTCTATTTTCCAAGCATTTTGACGGCAAGCGCAGTAGTGATCGCGTTTCTGATCGACCCCGCCCTGAAAAACAACAAGCTCTATGTCTGCTCATCGGTTCTGGTGATCTTCTGGATCTTGACACTTTTCAATTTCAAAAGCCTGAAAACCGGTAAATGGCTGTCCAACCTGAGCGGGTCTGTCGGCACAATTCTGCCTGGATTGACAATCATCGGACTTGGAGTGATGTCCTCCCTGTTCTGGAGGCGACCGGTCCCGACCGACTTTTCCCTGTGCAGCTGGCTGCCAAGTCTCGGCTCTACGGCGGGCCTTTCCAACTTTTCAATGCTGATGTTCGCCATGGCAGGGATCGAACTTACGCCGATTTTGGCAGGAGAAACCGAGAATCCACAGAAGACTTTTCCTAGAGCCACGGTAATTTCAGCCCTGATCATCGCCGGAGTTTACATCATAGCCACAACCGCTCTTACACTGATCATATCCCCCGAAAAAATCGGAGCAGCAAGCGGTGTGATGGATGCAACCAAACTGCTCGCGGATGAACTGCAGATTAAATATCTGGTCGGTGCCATGGCCGTGATGATACTGATCGGAAATTTTGGAGGAATCAGTGTCTGGATAGTCTGCCCCATCAAGATGCTGTTCGAAAGCACCAAGCAGGGCGTCTTCCCGCAGGCCGTCACCAGGCTGAATCGGGAAGGAATGCCTCAGAACGCCCTGCTGATTCAAGCTGTTTTCATGACAATCATTGTGCTGCTGACCTCATTTTTCCCATCTGTGGATGCGATTTACCAGGCACTGGTACTGATGGCCACGATCACTTATTTCATCCCCTATCTATTGATGTTCGGCGCTTTCATCAAGCTCAGAAAATCATTTCCTGATGCAGTGCGGCCATACAGAGTCCCTGGTGCCGCCCCAGGGGCCTGGGCAGTCACAATTCTCGGGTTCTCCTCAGTCCTGCTGGCAATCGGTCTGTCCTTCGTCCCATCCGGGACTTTTGACACCAAGATGGCTCTTTATCTCAACGAACTGGGTATCGGCTTAGGTCCCCTGGCATTCGGCCTGCTTGGATTCATGATTTACTGGACTTATGAGTGGCGGCTGGGGATCGACCCGGAATCGGAAGTTTAG
- a CDS encoding response regulator, with the protein MPAIEHHKTPNVLIIDDDEDFLKLISPMLKQLGMFPIPMAGSLEAVAFFRQNHLIIDFVLMDYRLPVLDGCHVFTKLKSFDPEIKCILCTASDSPEDYLEAMKLGMKAILKKPFTLEDVTTAISLASKSEH; encoded by the coding sequence ATGCCGGCAATCGAACATCACAAAACCCCGAATGTACTGATCATCGATGATGATGAAGATTTTCTGAAACTGATTTCCCCCATGCTCAAACAGCTGGGAATGTTTCCAATCCCTATGGCTGGCAGCCTTGAGGCAGTGGCATTCTTCAGACAGAATCATTTAATAATCGATTTTGTTTTAATGGATTATAGATTGCCGGTTTTAGATGGCTGCCATGTTTTCACTAAACTCAAATCTTTTGATCCTGAAATCAAATGCATTCTCTGCACAGCTTCCGATTCTCCTGAAGATTACCTTGAAGCCATGAAACTCGGGATGAAAGCCATCCTCAAAAAACCATTCACGCTTGAGGATGTGACAACTGCAATCAGTCTGGCAAGTAAGTCTGAACACTAG